GCTACAGACCTCTTATTACCACTTCCTCAATTTGAGGTTAACTTGAGTAATGGTCAATTGACGCAAAATCCAGGCTACTAATAATAAAAATAATACTATGAGATATTTTATAACACCAAGAAAATTTGTTTTTCTTTTAATAGGTATGGTTATTTCAGTTTCTTGTGAGAATGAATTAGATCTTCCAGAGGCCGGAAGTCGTGCAGATACAATGCCTCCAGAAGCTAACTTTTCTGCTACAAGAGATGTAAATAACTTTGATATTTATACGTTTTCAAACCTTTCTACAAGCGCAACAACCTATGCTTGGGATTACGGAGATGGTAATACGTCATCGACAATTGATGGTCAAAATCAATATGCTGCAGAAGGAGTATATACGATTACATTAACAGCATCAGATGCTTTAGGTGTGACTAGTACATTTTCGTCAGATATCGAGGTAATTGAGCCAGAGGAGCCAGATGCGATTATTCCAGTAATACTAGAAGCTAGTTTTGAAGATAACTCTTTACCAGATGGTACTGGAGACGGACGTGACTCTTGGAGAAATTCTGACTTAGGAGGCGTTATCCAGATCAATACAAGCTCTTCTGTTCCTGATGGAGGTCAAGCAGCAAAATTTCCAAGCGATGGAAGCAGAATTGCCTACCAAGAAATAGAAGTAACTCCTAATACAGATTATACTATTACCTACTCTTATAGATTAGAAGGAGCAGGAGGAGAAGCAACTGTTGCTATTTTACCAGGTGGAGGTTATACAGATCTTACAGTAGCACAAGGAGCTGCAATTATAGAGTTTACAGGATCTGCAGAAGACTACACTCTTACTACGCTTAATTTTAATTCTGGGGTAAGCAGCACAGTAAGCATTCTTATATATAACGCAAATGTAGAAGCAAGAGTAGATAATTTTACTGCAGCAGTACAATAGAACAATTATGTTGAAGACTTTCATATTATTAAGCACACTATTACTTTCTGTAAGTTTGTCCTTTGGG
The genomic region above belongs to Dokdonia sp. Dokd-P16 and contains:
- a CDS encoding PKD domain-containing protein codes for the protein MRYFITPRKFVFLLIGMVISVSCENELDLPEAGSRADTMPPEANFSATRDVNNFDIYTFSNLSTSATTYAWDYGDGNTSSTIDGQNQYAAEGVYTITLTASDALGVTSTFSSDIEVIEPEEPDAIIPVILEASFEDNSLPDGTGDGRDSWRNSDLGGVIQINTSSSVPDGGQAAKFPSDGSRIAYQEIEVTPNTDYTITYSYRLEGAGGEATVAILPGGGYTDLTVAQGAAIIEFTGSAEDYTLTTLNFNSGVSSTVSILIYNANVEARVDNFTAAVQ